From Hippea alviniae EP5-r, one genomic window encodes:
- the pheA gene encoding prephenate dehydratase, whose protein sequence is MEKDDNAISVKLEELRKNISDIDKKIIELLNKRAVLVKEVGRLKQKSGLPFYSPDREAKIYKMIEELPNGEFPKKSLKNIFREIMSASIRLEEPLTISYLGPEATFTHQAAIERFGLSLHYIAEESIEDVFMDVEADRADFGVVPIENSIEGVVHYTLDMFTNSNVKIVSEIYIDIHHNLLSKAKSLQEIKAIYSHPNALGQCKSWLKKHLPNVPLFETVSTAKAAKIAEKDSSAAAIASKAASEIYNLNILASGIEDKTNNTTRFLVIGKNIPKPTGNDKTSFMFSIKDKVGALYEILKPFYDNKINLTRIESRPSRQKSFSYIFYVDVEGHIQDKNLQDALSKIENLTVFLKILGSYPKSTYKN, encoded by the coding sequence ATGGAGAAAGATGACAACGCAATTTCTGTAAAACTTGAAGAGCTAAGAAAAAACATAAGTGATATAGATAAAAAAATCATAGAGCTTCTAAATAAGCGTGCTGTCTTAGTAAAGGAAGTGGGCAGGCTAAAGCAAAAAAGTGGTCTGCCCTTTTATTCTCCCGACAGAGAAGCAAAGATATACAAGATGATTGAAGAGCTGCCCAATGGAGAGTTTCCCAAAAAAAGCCTAAAAAACATCTTCAGAGAGATAATGAGTGCTTCTATAAGACTGGAAGAGCCTTTAACCATTAGCTATTTAGGACCTGAAGCCACCTTCACACATCAGGCGGCAATCGAGCGATTCGGCCTTTCCCTGCATTACATAGCCGAAGAATCGATTGAAGATGTGTTTATGGATGTTGAAGCAGATAGGGCAGATTTTGGCGTCGTTCCAATTGAAAACTCTATAGAAGGTGTTGTTCACTATACGCTCGATATGTTTACAAACTCAAATGTGAAGATAGTCTCAGAAATATATATAGACATTCATCACAACCTTCTCTCAAAGGCAAAGTCTCTGCAAGAGATAAAGGCAATATACTCTCATCCCAACGCTCTTGGTCAATGCAAAAGCTGGTTAAAAAAACACCTGCCCAATGTTCCACTGTTTGAAACTGTCTCAACAGCCAAAGCAGCCAAAATAGCAGAGAAGGATAGTTCTGCTGCGGCTATAGCAAGCAAAGCCGCAAGCGAAATCTATAATCTTAACATCTTGGCAAGCGGCATAGAAGATAAAACAAACAATACAACACGCTTTCTTGTTATAGGCAAAAACATACCTAAACCCACAGGCAACGACAAGACATCGTTTATGTTCTCGATAAAAGATAAGGTTGGTGCACTGTATGAGATATTAAAACCATTCTACGACAATAAAATCAATCTAACACGCATAGAATCCCGTCCATCAAGACAAAAGAGCTTCTCATACATCTTCTATGTTGATGTGGAAGGGCATATTCAGGACAAAAACCTGCAAGATGCACTCTCTAAGATAGAAAATCTGACCGTATTTTTAAAAATCTTAGGCTCTTATCCTAAATCAACATACAAAAACTAA
- a CDS encoding acetyl-CoA carboxylase carboxyltransferase subunit alpha — MFTLDFEKPIYEIEEQIANLKKMAEERNIDVLDEIRKLEEKKNQILKREFENLSIDKIIKIARHPNRPYTLDYVERIIDDFTEIHGDRRFADDKAIVTGFGYIDGQRVAIIGHQKGKNTKDNLYRNFGMANPEGYRKSQRIMKLAEKFNIPIITFVDTPGAYPGIGAEERGQSEAIATNLKMMFETEVPIVVVVTGEGGSGGALAIAAGDRVGMLQFAIYGVISPEGCSSILWRDTEHSIDAAKAMRVGAKDLYELGVIDEIIEEPLGGAHRDYDKIAENVKDFILRSFEELLGLSKKKLIQKRWEKWRKMTTQFL, encoded by the coding sequence ATGTTTACCTTGGACTTCGAAAAGCCCATCTATGAGATAGAAGAGCAGATAGCCAACCTTAAAAAGATGGCCGAAGAGCGTAATATAGATGTTCTTGACGAGATAAGGAAACTCGAAGAGAAGAAAAATCAGATATTAAAAAGGGAGTTTGAAAATCTCTCCATAGACAAGATAATAAAAATAGCAAGGCATCCAAACAGACCATACACCCTGGATTATGTAGAAAGAATTATTGATGACTTTACAGAGATTCACGGCGATAGAAGATTTGCAGACGATAAGGCTATTGTTACGGGTTTTGGCTATATAGATGGACAAAGGGTTGCAATCATAGGCCATCAAAAGGGCAAAAACACAAAAGACAACCTTTACAGAAACTTCGGTATGGCAAACCCAGAAGGATACAGAAAATCCCAGCGCATAATGAAGTTAGCAGAGAAGTTTAACATACCTATTATAACATTTGTTGACACACCCGGAGCATACCCAGGTATTGGAGCAGAAGAGAGAGGTCAATCCGAAGCCATAGCCACAAACCTAAAAATGATGTTTGAAACAGAAGTGCCAATTGTGGTTGTTGTAACAGGTGAAGGTGGCTCTGGTGGTGCTTTGGCTATTGCAGCAGGCGACAGAGTCGGAATGCTGCAGTTTGCAATATACGGCGTTATATCGCCAGAAGGTTGCTCATCAATCCTATGGAGAGATACAGAACATTCAATCGATGCTGCAAAGGCAATGAGAGTGGGAGCAAAAGATTTATATGAGCTCGGCGTAATTGATGAAATAATAGAGGAGCCTTTAGGTGGAGCGCATAGAGATTACGATAAGATAGCAGAAAATGTAAAAGACTTTATTTTGAGAAGTTTCGAAGAGTTGCTTGGACTCTCAAAAAAGAAACTCATTCAGAAGAGATGGGAAAAATGGAGAAAGATGACAACGCAATTTCTGTAA
- a CDS encoding aspartate kinase: MALIVQKYGGTSVGSIERIKVVAQHIKETAEKGNKVVAIVSAMAGETDKLIKMAKELSKRPSEREMDLLLSSGERISSALVAIRLNEIGAKAVAMTGRQCGIVTDEIHTKARIKSIDAKRIFEHLDNGEIVIVAGFQGISETTGDVTTLGRGGSDTTAVAIAAALKADMCEIYTDVDGIYTADPRIVNNARKLDKISYSEMMELASLGAKVLQIRSVEFGMKYNVPIMVLSSFTFNPGTLVTKEDKEMEKIVVSGVAHDKNQARLKINKVKDEPGVAAKIFDEIAKNNINVDMIVQNVSDDGKTTDISFTVPRDDADKAFEILQNLSKELNAGEVSINKDVAKVSIVGVGMRSHPGVAAKMFNTLATENINIRAITTSEIKISCLIDEKYTELAVRALHDAFELYKEQ, translated from the coding sequence ATGGCTCTGATTGTTCAGAAGTATGGTGGAACAAGCGTTGGCTCTATTGAACGCATTAAAGTCGTAGCCCAACACATTAAAGAAACAGCAGAAAAAGGTAATAAGGTAGTCGCCATTGTATCTGCAATGGCTGGCGAAACAGATAAATTAATTAAAATGGCAAAAGAACTATCAAAAAGACCAAGCGAAAGAGAGATGGACTTACTTTTGTCCAGCGGTGAGAGAATCTCAAGTGCCCTTGTTGCCATAAGATTAAATGAGATTGGTGCTAAAGCTGTTGCAATGACAGGAAGGCAGTGTGGCATCGTAACAGACGAGATACATACAAAAGCACGAATAAAATCAATTGATGCTAAAAGAATATTTGAACATTTGGATAATGGAGAGATAGTTATTGTTGCAGGATTTCAGGGAATTAGTGAGACAACAGGAGATGTAACAACCTTGGGAAGAGGCGGCTCAGATACAACAGCCGTTGCCATAGCAGCAGCATTAAAGGCTGATATGTGTGAGATATACACCGATGTCGACGGCATCTATACAGCAGACCCACGAATCGTTAATAATGCCAGAAAGCTGGATAAAATCAGCTATTCAGAGATGATGGAGCTTGCAAGCTTGGGTGCTAAGGTGCTTCAAATACGTTCTGTTGAGTTTGGCATGAAATACAATGTGCCGATCATGGTTCTATCAAGCTTCACATTTAATCCGGGAACCTTAGTAACAAAGGAGGACAAAGAGATGGAGAAAATCGTTGTTTCTGGGGTGGCACACGACAAAAATCAGGCAAGGCTCAAGATAAACAAGGTTAAGGATGAACCAGGTGTTGCAGCAAAGATATTTGATGAGATAGCCAAAAACAACATCAATGTTGACATGATTGTCCAGAATGTTAGTGATGATGGTAAAACAACGGACATATCTTTTACGGTTCCAAGAGACGACGCAGATAAGGCGTTTGAAATACTGCAAAACTTATCAAAAGAGCTAAACGCTGGAGAAGTAAGCATAAATAAGGATGTGGCAAAGGTATCTATTGTTGGTGTCGGTATGCGTTCACATCCAGGTGTTGCAGCGAAAATGTTCAACACCTTGGCAACTGAAAACATAAACATAAGGGCAATTACAACCTCAGAAATTAAAATATCTTGTCTTATAGATGAAAAATATACAGAGCTTGCAGTAAGAGCATTGCATGATGCGTTTGAACTATATAAAGAACAATAA
- a CDS encoding FtsK/SpoIIIE family DNA translocase, with protein sequence MKKLKPFPLINLFLALIIVLALVSYHFSDIFYPYQNIKNFIGLFGAKLSFFLLNRFGILAFLIPLFMALSLFSFAKSPLKYIRSILFSLLFIIFFDIVLYATVSINRANLINHGFFICGSIGYMVGSSVIFFLGKIGTFIIFLPLSFAILYIAQKEFFVFLISLIPKKENKEVKKNDKERITNSKTHKETLEEKQQEQPKEQPKEKTEKTNPENTSSIRIDTEYLEKKDETETEKTEREAEDGYTFPSIELLDEPIQIGDEEFNRQEIEESARKLEEKLRHFGVDGKVVGVKPGPVVTMYEFRPKSGIKISKIANLYNDLALAMEAMSVRIIAPIPGKAAVGIEISNKQRKTVYMKEIIASKTFMNSTSKLTLGLGKDTVGNVFVTDLTRMPHLLIAGATGSGKSVSLNTMIVSILYKATPKEVKFVMIDPKILELSMYDGIPHMMMPVVTDPKEAAAALSALVNEMETRYKIMNETGVRNIEGFNKKAKAGSIDYPPMPYIVVVVDELADLMMASGKKVEMYIERLAQKARASGIHLIVATQRPSVDVITGLIKANFPARISFKVTSKVDSRTILDQQGAEALLGMGDMLFMQPGAASLIRVHGAFISDNEIKRVTDFVKSQGSPEYNEELIEATKEIVGITENDEELDPMFEEAVRVIKEGGNPSISYLQRKLKIGYNKAARIVEQMEKKGILSKPDHRGKREILI encoded by the coding sequence ATGAAAAAACTAAAACCTTTTCCTTTAATCAATCTCTTTTTGGCACTCATCATAGTCTTAGCCCTTGTTTCTTATCACTTTAGTGATATCTTTTATCCATATCAGAACATAAAAAACTTCATAGGACTCTTTGGAGCAAAGCTATCATTCTTCCTTTTAAACAGGTTTGGCATTTTGGCTTTTCTTATTCCGCTTTTTATGGCGCTAAGCCTTTTCTCTTTTGCTAAAAGCCCATTAAAATACATAAGAAGCATACTCTTTTCACTTCTATTTATAATCTTTTTTGACATTGTGCTATATGCAACAGTTTCGATAAACAGGGCAAACCTTATAAATCACGGCTTCTTTATCTGCGGCAGTATAGGTTATATGGTTGGCTCATCGGTTATATTCTTCTTGGGTAAAATAGGCACATTCATTATATTTTTGCCGCTCTCATTTGCCATTTTATACATAGCCCAAAAGGAGTTTTTTGTCTTTCTTATCTCTCTCATTCCAAAAAAAGAGAACAAAGAAGTAAAAAAAAACGACAAAGAGAGAATAACAAACAGCAAGACTCATAAAGAGACTTTAGAAGAAAAACAACAAGAACAACCAAAAGAACAGCCTAAAGAAAAAACAGAAAAAACCAACCCAGAAAACACAAGTTCAATCAGAATAGATACAGAGTATTTAGAGAAAAAAGACGAGACAGAGACAGAAAAAACCGAAAGAGAAGCAGAAGACGGATATACATTTCCGTCTATTGAACTTTTGGATGAACCTATCCAGATTGGCGATGAAGAGTTTAACAGGCAAGAGATAGAAGAGAGTGCAAGAAAGTTAGAAGAGAAACTCAGACACTTTGGTGTCGATGGCAAGGTTGTTGGTGTAAAACCAGGCCCTGTCGTCACTATGTATGAGTTTAGACCCAAATCCGGCATAAAAATCAGCAAGATAGCTAACCTTTACAACGATTTAGCTTTGGCAATGGAAGCGATGTCAGTTAGAATCATAGCTCCCATTCCAGGCAAGGCAGCTGTTGGTATTGAGATATCAAACAAACAGAGAAAAACCGTCTATATGAAGGAGATTATCGCATCAAAAACATTTATGAACTCAACGAGCAAACTAACGCTCGGCTTAGGCAAAGATACGGTTGGCAATGTATTTGTAACGGACTTAACAAGAATGCCACACCTTCTGATTGCTGGTGCAACAGGTTCGGGCAAAAGCGTATCGCTCAATACGATGATTGTAAGCATCCTATACAAAGCTACGCCAAAGGAAGTAAAGTTCGTCATGATTGACCCGAAGATTTTGGAGCTTTCCATGTATGACGGCATCCCGCATATGATGATGCCCGTCGTTACAGACCCAAAAGAGGCAGCAGCAGCCTTGAGCGCTCTGGTAAACGAGATGGAGACACGATACAAAATAATGAACGAGACAGGCGTAAGGAATATTGAAGGTTTCAATAAAAAGGCAAAAGCAGGCAGTATAGATTATCCACCCATGCCCTATATCGTCGTTGTAGTTGATGAGCTTGCAGATTTAATGATGGCAAGTGGCAAAAAGGTTGAGATGTATATCGAAAGATTAGCTCAGAAGGCAAGGGCAAGCGGTATTCACCTAATCGTTGCAACACAAAGGCCAAGCGTCGATGTTATAACCGGATTAATCAAGGCAAACTTCCCTGCAAGAATCTCATTCAAGGTAACATCTAAGGTTGATTCAAGAACAATTTTAGACCAGCAAGGTGCTGAAGCCTTACTCGGTATGGGAGATATGTTGTTTATGCAACCCGGTGCTGCAAGCTTAATTAGGGTTCACGGAGCATTTATAAGCGATAACGAGATAAAAAGAGTAACAGACTTTGTAAAATCACAAGGCTCGCCAGAATACAACGAAGAGCTAATTGAAGCAACAAAAGAGATAGTGGGCATAACCGAAAATGACGAAGAGTTAGACCCGATGTTTGAAGAAGCCGTCAGGGTAATAAAAGAAGGTGGCAATCCGTCAATTTCGTATTTGCAAAGAAAATTAAAGATAGGATACAATAAAGCTGCAAGAATTGTTGAACAAATGGAGAAAAAAGGTATACTGTCAAAACCCGACCACAGGGGGAAAAGGGAAATCCTTATTTAG
- a CDS encoding ribonuclease J, translating into MAEFVKIIALGGLDEIGINSTVFETENDLILIDAGLMFPEEDMLGVDIVIPDFTYIYENKDKFRALVLTHAHEDHVGAIPYLLQNIKVPIYGTKLTLGLVKAKLKEFDLTNIEMIEIEPSKKFTIGDFKIEPIRTTHSIVDGVGFAITTDVGVIIHTGDFKIDQTPVDGKPFDMLKFSEYGSRGVKLLLSDSTNATAKGFTGSEKEIKKGFFDIFSNAKGRILLVTFASNIHRIQQVINTAVETNKRVCITGKSMIQNATIAMELGYLKVPENVLISEDDICKYPDKEVIIVTTGSQGEPMSGLSRIALGEHKKIKIKPTDTVVISAKAIPGNERAILKIINTLSRKGADVFYEGNSNVHVSGHASQEELKLMINMVRPEYFMPIHGEYMMRRQHAKIAQELGIKPQNIFNIDNGDILKITKDGVKVDGKIRTGRVFVDGKGVGDVEDVVIRDRMKLSTDGFVVVIVTVSNTTGELLSNPEIITKGLLYEEKSQKLLHEATMMVKNLINQSNIDLRTDAYEIKKKIRKAMNKFLHKKLMRNPMVLPIIMEI; encoded by the coding sequence ATGGCAGAATTCGTAAAAATCATAGCTTTGGGTGGATTAGACGAGATAGGCATAAACTCAACCGTATTTGAGACTGAAAACGACCTAATCCTGATAGATGCAGGGTTAATGTTTCCAGAAGAAGATATGTTAGGTGTCGATATCGTAATACCTGACTTCACATACATTTATGAAAACAAGGATAAATTCAGAGCGTTAGTTCTAACTCATGCACATGAAGACCATGTGGGAGCAATTCCTTATCTACTTCAGAACATAAAGGTGCCTATATACGGCACAAAACTTACGCTTGGCCTTGTAAAGGCAAAACTAAAGGAGTTTGATTTAACAAACATAGAGATGATTGAGATAGAACCATCAAAAAAGTTCACAATCGGTGATTTTAAGATAGAGCCTATCAGAACAACACACTCAATTGTTGATGGCGTCGGTTTTGCAATAACAACGGATGTGGGCGTTATTATTCATACGGGTGATTTCAAAATAGACCAGACGCCCGTTGATGGTAAGCCGTTCGACATGCTCAAATTTTCAGAGTATGGTTCTCGCGGTGTAAAGCTGCTTTTAAGTGATAGCACAAACGCTACAGCCAAAGGATTTACAGGCTCTGAAAAAGAGATAAAAAAAGGGTTCTTTGATATATTCTCAAATGCCAAAGGCAGAATCCTGCTTGTCACATTTGCATCAAACATACACAGAATACAGCAGGTTATAAATACAGCCGTCGAGACGAATAAAAGAGTCTGCATAACCGGAAAAAGTATGATACAAAATGCAACCATAGCTATGGAGCTTGGATATTTAAAGGTTCCAGAAAATGTCTTAATAAGCGAAGACGATATCTGCAAATACCCAGACAAAGAAGTCATAATCGTAACAACAGGTTCTCAAGGCGAACCGATGAGTGGATTATCCCGTATAGCGTTAGGCGAACACAAAAAGATTAAGATAAAACCAACAGACACAGTTGTTATCTCAGCCAAAGCAATACCCGGCAACGAAAGGGCTATCCTAAAAATCATAAACACGCTCTCCCGCAAGGGTGCTGATGTCTTTTATGAAGGCAATTCCAATGTCCATGTCTCAGGCCATGCATCACAGGAAGAGTTAAAACTAATGATAAACATGGTAAGACCTGAATACTTTATGCCCATACACGGCGAATACATGATGAGAAGGCAGCACGCAAAGATAGCTCAAGAGCTGGGCATAAAGCCACAAAACATATTCAACATAGATAACGGCGATATACTCAAGATAACAAAGGATGGCGTTAAAGTCGATGGAAAGATAAGAACAGGCAGAGTGTTTGTTGATGGCAAGGGTGTTGGAGATGTTGAAGATGTTGTAATCAGAGACAGAATGAAACTCTCAACAGACGGGTTTGTCGTTGTCATTGTTACGGTAAGCAACACAACGGGTGAACTTTTAAGCAATCCAGAGATTATAACAAAGGGTCTGCTGTATGAAGAGAAATCCCAAAAGCTTTTACACGAAGCAACTATGATGGTAAAAAACCTAATAAACCAAAGCAATATAGATTTAAGAACAGACGCATACGAAATAAAGAAAAAAATCAGAAAGGCGATGAACAAGTTTTTACACAAAAAACTCATGAGAAATCCGATGGTTCTGCCAATAATAATGGAGATTTAA
- the rsmA gene encoding 16S rRNA (adenine(1518)-N(6)/adenine(1519)-N(6))-dimethyltransferase RsmA: protein MEAKKQLGQHFLINEGVALKIAKQCEGESLIIEIGPGKGALTEKLLVDNRTVIGVELDRELFGYLKEKFKGKNFYLIGGDAAHLKIKRKAVICGNLPYNSAKAIIKNFVLQFDFIPKMVFMVQKEVADTITAKPQTKEFSKFSVLCQLYYDTAKLFNVSAGSFKPKPKVVSSVVKFKRKKSSYQIDNSFFKFIDKLFSYPRKTVKNNLKPFSVREEFAHKRPSDLSLDEIYYLWREEWQNS, encoded by the coding sequence ATGGAAGCAAAGAAACAGCTCGGGCAACACTTCTTAATAAACGAAGGTGTTGCCCTTAAAATAGCTAAGCAGTGCGAAGGTGAATCTCTAATCATTGAGATTGGGCCTGGCAAGGGAGCCCTAACCGAAAAGCTTTTAGTCGATAATAGAACAGTTATCGGCGTTGAGTTGGACAGGGAGCTTTTTGGCTATCTAAAAGAAAAGTTCAAAGGTAAGAATTTTTATCTGATAGGAGGGGATGCAGCGCACCTTAAGATAAAAAGAAAAGCTGTTATATGTGGCAACCTGCCATACAACTCAGCAAAAGCTATAATAAAGAATTTCGTTTTACAGTTTGATTTTATACCAAAGATGGTTTTTATGGTTCAAAAAGAAGTTGCAGATACCATAACGGCAAAACCACAAACAAAGGAGTTTTCAAAATTCAGTGTTTTATGTCAGCTCTATTACGACACAGCAAAGCTGTTCAATGTCTCTGCAGGCTCATTTAAACCAAAACCAAAGGTCGTATCAAGCGTTGTTAAGTTCAAAAGAAAAAAGAGCAGTTATCAAATAGATAACAGCTTTTTTAAATTTATCGATAAACTATTTTCATATCCAAGAAAAACCGTGAAAAATAACTTAAAACCCTTCTCTGTGAGAGAAGAGTTTGCACATAAAAGACCATCCGATTTAAGTTTGGATGAAATCTATTATCTCTGGAGAGAAGAATGGCAGAATTCGTAA